The following coding sequences lie in one Arachis hypogaea cultivar Tifrunner chromosome 4, arahy.Tifrunner.gnm2.J5K5, whole genome shotgun sequence genomic window:
- the LOC112795563 gene encoding protein argonaute 4 — translation MDSSELDGNGTEASLPPPPPVVPPDVVPVKAEDALAEPVKKKVSRLPIARRGLGSKGMKIALQTNHFKVNVTNNDGNFFHYSVAFAYEDGRPVEGKGFGRRIMDRVHETYASELNGKDFAYDGEKSLFTIGALPSNKLEFEVVLEDVVSNRNNGNCSPDGHGDNESDKKRMRRPYRAKKFKVEISYAAKIPMQAIANALRGQESENFQEAIRVLDIILRQHAAKQGCLLVRQSFFHNDPRNFAEVGGGVLGCRGFHSSFRTTQSGLSLNIDVTTTMTIQPGPVVDFLIANQNVRDPFQLDWAKAKRTLKNLRIKVSPSNQEYKITGLSELPCRDQTFSLKKGGRDGDDGTEEVTVYDYFVNARRIDLRYSAELPCINVGKPKRPTYFPIELCELVSLQRYTKALSTLQRASLVEKSRQKPPERMRVLSDALKTSNYGSEPMLQNCGISISTGFTQVDGRVLPSPRLKLGNGEDLNPRNGRWNFSNKSFVQPIKIERWAVVNFSARCDVRALVRDMIRVAGTKGISMEDPFDVIEESHQFRRSPPMVRVEKMFESMQSKLPGVPQFLLCLIPERKNCEIYGPWKKKNLTEYGIASQCMCPLRVNDQFLTNVLMKINAKLGGLNTLLGVEHSPALPVVSKAPTLILGMDVSHGSPGQSDIPSIAAVVSSRQWPLISKYRACVRTQSAKVEMIDNLFKKVSDKDDDGIIRELLLDFYVTSAKRKPDNIIIFRDGVSESQFNQVLNKELDQIIEACKFLDEKWEPKFVVIVAQKNHHTRFFQSGSPDNVPPGTVVDNKICHPRNYDFYLCAHAGMIGTSRPTHYHVLHDEVGFSADELQELVHSLSYVYQRSTTSISVVAPICYAHLAATQVGHFLKFEDKSETSSSHGGLSAAGAVPVPQLPKLQDGVSDSMFFC, via the exons ATGGATTCATCTGAGCTGGATGGAAATGGTACCGAGGCATCCCTGCCACCACCACCCCCTGTTGTTCCACCTGATGTTGTCCCAGTTAAAGCAGAAGACGCACTTGCTGAACCTGTTAAGAAAAAGGTTTCTCGCCTTCCGATTGCCAGGCGTGGGCTGGGATCAAAAGGAATGAAGATAGCTCTTCAAACCAATCACTTCAAAGTTAATGTCACTAACAATGATGGAAATTTCTTCCATTATAGC GTTGCGTTTGCTTATGAAGATGGACGCCCTGTAGAAGGTAAGGGTTTCGGGAGAAGGATAATGGATAGGGTGCATGAGACGTATGCTTCTGAGTTAAATGGTAAGGACTTCGCATACGACGGGGAGAAAAGTCTGTTTACCATTGGTGCTCTTCCAAGCAACAAGCTTGAGTTTGAAGTTGTTCTGGAGGATGTTGTTTCGAATAG AAATAATGGTAACTGTAGCCCTGATGGTCATGGGGACAATGAAAGTGACAAAAAGAGGATGCGACGCCCGTATCGTGCGAAGAAATTTAAAGTAGAGATTAGCTATGCCGCCAAAATTCCAATGCAGGCCATTGCCAATGCCTTGCGTGGGCAGGAATCGGAGAATTTCCAAGAAGCCATCAGAGTGCTCGATATTATATTGAGGCAACATGCTGCTAAACA AGGTTGCCTCCTAGTTCGGCAATCCTTCTTCCACAATGACCCAAGGAATTTTGCTGAAGTTGGAGGTGGTGTGCTTGGCTGCAGAGGATTCCATTCAAGTTTCAGAACTACTCAGAGTGGCCTGTCTCTGAACATAG ATGTCACAACTACTATGACAATCCAGCCTGGACCTGTTGTGGACTTCCTAATTGCCAATCAAAATGTGCGGGATCCATTTCAGCTTGACTGGGCAAAG GCCAAAAGGACCCTAAAAAATCTGAGGATTAAAGTAAGCCCATCCAATCAAGAGTACAAAATTACAGGTCTCAGTGAACTCCCATGCCGAGATCAGAC GTTTTCTCTTAAGAAAGGTGGAAGGGATGGTGATGATGGTACTGAAGAAGTGACTGTTTATGATTATTTTGTCAATGCTCGTAGGATAGATCTTCGATACTCTGCTGAGCTTCCTTGTATCAATGTTGGCAAGCCTAAACGACCGACATACTTCCCCATTGAG CTTTGTGAATTGGTTTCCTTGCAACGTTATACAAAAGCGCTGTCCACGCTTCAAAGGGCTTCATTGGTAGAGAAGTCCAGGCAGAAGCCACCAGAGAGGATGAGGGTTTTATCTGAT GCACTAAAAACCAGCAACTATGGTTCTGAACCTATGCTTCAAAATTGTGGAATTTCTATAAGCACTGGCTTTACTCAAGTGGATGGTCGGGTTCTGCCTTCACCAAGG TTGAAGCTTGGCAATGGTGAGGACTTAAATCCAAGGAATGGGCGATGGAATTTTAGTAATAAG AGTTTTGTGCAGCCAATAAAGATAGAACGGTGGGCTGTAGTTAACTTTTCTGCACGATGTGATGTAAGAGCTCTTGTGAGGGATATGATTAGAGTTGCAGGAACGAAAGGAATT TCAATGGAAGATCCATTTGATGTGATTGAAGAGAGTCACCAGTTTAGGCGTTCCCCACCAATGGTTAGAGTGGAGAAGATGTTTGAAAGCATGCAGTCTAAACTTCCTGGAGTTCCTCAGTTCCTTCTATGTCTAATTCCCGAGAGGAAAAACTGTGAAATTTATG GtccatggaaaaagaaaaatcttaCCGAGTATGGAATTGCTAGCCAGTGCATGTGTCCTTTAAGGGTCAATGACCAGTTTCTGACTAACGTTTTGATGAAGATAAATGCCAAG CTTGGTGGATTGAATACATTATTAGGCGTTGAACACTCTCCAGCTCTTCCAGTCGTTTCAAAAGCACCCACACTTATCCTGGGCATGGATGTTTCGCATGGCTCACCAGGGCAATCTGATATTCCTTCAATTGCAGCG GTGGTCAGCTCTAGACAATGGCCTCTTATATCGAAGTATAGGGCCTGTGTTCGTACCCAGTCCGCAAAGGTTGAAATGATAGATAACCTGTTCAAGAAAGTATCTGACAAAGATGATGATGGAATTATAAG GGAACTTCTACTTGATTTCTATGTTACTTCTGCGAAGCGAAAGCCAGACAATATAATTATTTTCAG GGATGGTGTTAGTGAATCACAGTTCAATCAAGTTTTGAACAAAGAGCTTGATCAAATCATTGAG GCATGTAAATTCCTTGATGAAAAGTGGGAGCCCAAGTTTGTGGTTATAGTTGCTCAGAAGAACCACCACACAAGATTCTTCCAGTCTGGTTCTCCTGACAATGTCCCACCTG GAACTGTTGTTGACAACAAAATTTGTCATCCAAGAAACTATGATTTCTACCTATGTGCACATGCTGGAATGATA GGCACTAGCAGGCCTACACACTACCATGTTCTTCATGATGAGGTTGGTTTTAGTGCTGATGAGCTACAGGAGCTTGTACATTCTCTGTCATATGT GTATCAGAGGAGCACCACTTCCATTTCTGTTG TTGCTCCAATATGCTACGCACACTTGGCTGCAACCCAGGTGGGGCACTTCCTCAAATTTGAAGACAAATCTGAGACATCGTCAAGTCATGGTGGACTGAGTGCTGCTGGAGCTGTCCCTGTCCCCCAGTTGCCGAAATTGCAGGACGGTGTTTCCGACTCAATGTTCTTCTGCTGA
- the LOC112795564 gene encoding uncharacterized protein codes for MAFWGVEVKSGRPFIHNYDDSKGRLHISMATLGFGNATTRSTLQCNVGNSSPVYLCSLYPGTTESLQLNLELEEVDQVVFTVIGARSIHLCGYYLGRTSRTAIFHGDSSESYGEDIADTENERSDFSDEDDLDDSFIDDDPNPEVFPPSPISNGEEASDDNKPEGKKSKFGRLRKKYYSVESDDDGDGGFEEKIIVNDTMDDQMKESDNEDSLLISSLYKVKARQRISDDEINAGDSGAFDARNKNYEDDGDGNIQTDLETDNVLQDSQRDREAAVLDKEKDVGDVKKSKKKKKEKQKETKSSPNGQSIRLDKSERDKPKIDKMTQDILAGQEQNKDGADDDKQTETVDKMLSLSEDSPLISPIHKIKSRRKIFDEENHITGDNEAFNASNKNVKDGGDSIVQTTFETNNFIQDSQMQREAALSDKKKDVGDVKKSKKKKKEKETTSSPNGHSINLDKSEQDKPKIEVTLDILAGQEQIKDGANDDKQTETVDKNLPSSEAGHVQDEKPKKKRKERQKEHMKQPTVNEDVETVAAVALPAFVEDAGKAKTKRRKKEQINKGLHLEGERSVEDGAHDFSNGNQNEEKVKKGKSKSKSKSKGNIEA; via the exons ATGGCTTTCTGGG GAGTGGAGGTCAAATCTGGAAGGCCTTTTATCCATAACTATGATGATTCCAAAGGACGCCTCCATATTTCAATG GCTACATTAGGGTTCGGTAATGCGACCACAAGAAGCACGCTGCAGTGTAACGTAGGCAATAGTAGCCCCGTGTATCTCTGCTCTCTCTATCCTGGAACCACTGAGTCATTGCAGTTGAATTTGGAGCTTGAGGAAGTCGATCAAGTTGTCTTCACCGTCATCGGAGCTCGCAGCATTCATCTATGCGGTTACTATCTTGGCAGAACTTCTCGTACAGCCATCTTCCATGGAGACTCTTC AGAGTCATACGGGGAGGATATTGCTGATACAGAGAATGAGAGGTCGGATTTCAGCGATGAAGATGATTTGGACGATAGTTTTATTGATGATGATCCTAATCCGGAGGTTTTCCCGCCATCTCCTATTTCCAATGGAG AGGAAGCTTCTGATGATAACAAACCAGAAGGTAAGAAAAGCAAATTTGGACGGCTTAGGAAGAAGTATTATTCAGTAGAGTCAGATGACGATGGTGATGGGGGTTTTGAggaaaaaataattgtaaatgaTACTATGGATGACCAGATGAAAGAAAGTGATAACGAAGATAGCCTGCTGATTTCATCTCTTTACAAGGTTAAAGCTCGCCAAAGGATCTCAGATGACGAAATTAATGCCGGTGATAGTGGAGCATTTGATGCAAGGAACAAGAACTACGAAGATGATGGTGATGGTAATATTCAAACGGATTTGGAAACTGACAATGTCCTTCAAGATAGTCAGAGGGATAG GGAAGCAGCTGTGTTGGACAAAGAGAAAGATGTTGGGGatgttaaaaaatcaaaaaagaaaaagaaggaaaagcaaAAAGAAACCAAGAGTTCCCCTAATGGACAATCCATAAGACTAGATAAGAGTGAGAGAGATAAGCCAAAAATTGACAAGATGACCCAGGATATTCTTGCAGGACAAGAACAAAACAAGGACGGCGCTGATGATGA CAAGCAAACTGAAACTGTGGATAAGATGCTGTCCCTTTCTGAAGATAGCCCGCTGATTTCACCTATTCACAAGATTAAATCACGTCGAAAGATCTTCGACGAAGAAAACCACATAACTGGTGATAATGAAGCATTTAATGCAAGTAACAAGAATGTTAAAGATGGTGGCGATAGTATTGTTCAAACAACTTTTGAAACTAACAATTTTATTCAAGATAGCCAGATGCAGAG GGAAGCAGCTCTGTCAGACAAAAAGAAAGATGTTGGGGatgttaaaaaatcaaaaaagaaaaagaaggaaaaggaaaCCACGAGTTCCCCTAATGGACATTCTATAAATCTAGATAAAAGTGAGCAAGATAAGCCAAAAATTGAGGTGACCTTGGATATTCTTGCAGGACAAGAACAAATCAAGGATGGTGCTAATGATGA CAAGCAAACTGAAACTGTGGATAAAAATCTGCCCTCCTCTGAGGCTGGTCATGTACAAGATGAAAAACccaagaagaaaaggaaagagcgGCAAAAGGAACACATGAAACAACCTACAGTTAATGA AGATGTTGAGACTGTAGCTGCTGTTGCACTGCCTGCATTTGTAGAGGATGCTGGAAAAGCTAAAACaaagaggagaaagaaagaacaaataaACAAAGGTTTACATCTTGAAGGTGAAAG